In Acidobacteriota bacterium, the following proteins share a genomic window:
- a CDS encoding alpha-L-fucosidase — translation MKKYLVSALVFAAVVWLTAAAKVAPPKPVGPLPSPAQLAWQQLEYYAFAHFGMNTFTDHEWGEGRAQPDNFNPTQFDARQWARVVKAAGMRGIIITAKHHDGFCLWPSATTEYTVKQAKWRDGQGDVLKDLSAACQEAGLKFGVYISPWDRNHPLYGTPKYNGVYKAQWRELLSNYGPVFESWLDGANDGKKRMVYDFWGFFSTIKGLQPNTIIFSDAGPDIRWVGNEKGFAGETNWSPRENEGTFPGFADEKQLNVGDENGTTWLPAECDVSLRPGWFYHANEDEKLKSVEQLLSIYYGSVGRNANLLLNIGVDRRGLVNENDERRLLEFKQALDREFANKLTPAKITATNVRGNSAVFSAAKATDADANSYWATDDGVTAAALELDFGREVEFNRFMAQEQIALGQRVKKFSLQIWQNGAYETIAQETTIGYKRLLRFPAVKTSKLKFMIEAAKACPVINNVAVYLAP, via the coding sequence ATGAAAAAATATCTTGTTAGCGCGCTGGTTTTCGCGGCGGTCGTATGGTTGACAGCGGCGGCAAAAGTAGCTCCGCCGAAACCGGTTGGCCCTTTGCCTTCACCCGCGCAACTGGCCTGGCAACAGCTTGAATACTATGCCTTCGCGCATTTCGGCATGAATACCTTCACCGATCACGAATGGGGCGAAGGGCGCGCGCAGCCAGACAATTTCAATCCCACGCAATTCGACGCCCGCCAATGGGCGCGCGTCGTCAAAGCCGCTGGCATGCGCGGCATTATCATCACCGCCAAACACCATGACGGCTTTTGCCTGTGGCCTTCGGCAACGACCGAATACACGGTCAAGCAAGCGAAATGGCGTGACGGGCAAGGCGATGTGTTGAAGGATTTGTCGGCGGCCTGTCAGGAGGCTGGGTTGAAATTCGGCGTGTATATCTCGCCCTGGGATCGCAATCATCCGCTCTATGGCACGCCGAAATACAACGGCGTTTACAAAGCGCAATGGCGCGAATTGCTCAGCAACTACGGCCCGGTCTTTGAATCCTGGCTGGATGGCGCAAACGATGGCAAGAAGCGCATGGTTTACGATTTCTGGGGCTTTTTCTCGACGATCAAGGGCTTGCAGCCGAACACGATCATCTTCAGCGACGCGGGGCCGGACATTCGTTGGGTTGGCAACGAGAAAGGCTTTGCAGGCGAAACCAACTGGTCACCGCGTGAGAACGAAGGCACGTTTCCAGGCTTCGCCGATGAAAAGCAGTTGAACGTCGGGGATGAAAACGGCACGACGTGGCTGCCCGCCGAATGCGACGTTTCGCTTCGCCCCGGCTGGTTCTATCACGCGAACGAAGACGAGAAGCTGAAATCGGTCGAGCAGTTGCTGAGCATCTATTACGGCTCGGTCGGGCGCAACGCGAATCTGTTGCTGAACATTGGCGTTGACCGGCGTGGCCTCGTCAATGAAAACGATGAACGGCGTTTGCTCGAATTCAAACAGGCGTTGGACAGGGAATTCGCCAACAAGCTGACGCCCGCCAAAATCACGGCGACAAATGTGCGCGGCAACAGCGCCGTGTTTAGCGCGGCGAAAGCGACCGATGCCGATGCGAATAGTTATTGGGCGACGGATGACGGTGTGACGGCGGCGGCGCTCGAATTGGATTTCGGCAGGGAAGTCGAGTTCAACCGCTTCATGGCGCAAGAACAGATTGCGCTGGGCCAGCGCGTCAAAAAGTTCTCGCTGCAAATCTGGCAGAACGGCGCGTATGAAACCATCGCGCAAGAGACGACGATTGGCTACAAACGACTGCTGCGTTTCCCGGCGGTCAAAACCAGCAAACTGAAGTTTATGATTGAAGCCGCCAAGGCTTGTCCAGTGATTAACAACGTCGCGGTATACCTTGCGCCATGA
- a CDS encoding acetylxylan esterase: MQIRKFAFTFIAFLCLALPLRAQDRVGTVQVRVRTDHADWLYKPGQPVKFTMTIVQDGQPVTNAKLTYRIGPEQMPPKIEQTVAFTGAEITVEGGTLNEGGFLRCVATAVVNGKTYRGLSTAGFAPETIKPTMEDPADFDGFWNANKERLAKIPLDAKVTLLPDYGTAKTACYHVNLQNIGMASAPSRLYGVLCEPRAAGKYPALLYVPGAGVRPYRGALELAEQGIITFQIGIHGIPVTMEQSVYDALGAGALQGYQTFGMESRDRYYYKRVYLGCVRANDFLVNLPKWDGEHLAVTGGSQGGALTIVTAALDPRVKGLAAIYPALSDTTGYLKNRAGGWPHMFRADAKGESPHRTPEKIATLGYYDVVNFARRVKVPGLYSWGFNDETCPPTSMYSAYNVVSAPKRLMLALETGHNNVPEQMERINRWLESFLKTGKAEQ, from the coding sequence ATGCAGATTCGGAAATTCGCTTTTACCTTCATCGCATTTCTTTGTTTAGCCTTACCACTGCGTGCGCAAGACCGCGTTGGCACTGTGCAAGTCCGTGTTCGTACAGACCACGCTGATTGGTTGTACAAACCAGGCCAGCCGGTCAAATTCACTATGACAATCGTTCAGGACGGGCAGCCGGTCACCAACGCCAAGCTGACCTATCGCATCGGCCCCGAACAGATGCCGCCGAAGATCGAACAAACGGTTGCGTTCACCGGCGCGGAAATCACGGTTGAAGGCGGCACGCTGAACGAAGGCGGCTTTCTGCGTTGTGTTGCTACGGCAGTAGTCAACGGCAAGACGTATCGCGGCCTGTCCACGGCGGGCTTTGCGCCCGAAACGATCAAGCCGACGATGGAAGACCCGGCGGATTTTGACGGCTTCTGGAACGCCAACAAAGAGCGGCTCGCCAAAATTCCGCTTGATGCCAAGGTCACGCTGCTGCCTGATTACGGCACGGCCAAGACCGCCTGTTATCACGTCAATCTGCAAAACATCGGCATGGCTAGCGCGCCCTCGCGGCTTTACGGCGTGCTGTGCGAACCGCGCGCGGCGGGCAAATATCCGGCGCTTTTGTATGTGCCGGGCGCGGGCGTGCGGCCCTATCGCGGCGCGCTCGAATTGGCGGAGCAAGGCATCATCACTTTCCAGATCGGCATTCACGGCATTCCGGTGACGATGGAGCAAAGCGTCTATGACGCCTTGGGTGCGGGCGCGTTACAGGGCTATCAGACTTTCGGGATGGAGAGCCGCGACCGCTATTACTACAAGCGCGTGTATCTGGGTTGCGTGCGCGCCAACGATTTTCTGGTGAACCTGCCGAAGTGGGATGGCGAACATCTGGCGGTGACCGGCGGCAGTCAGGGCGGCGCCTTGACAATCGTGACGGCGGCGCTCGACCCACGCGTGAAAGGTCTGGCCGCGATTTATCCGGCACTGTCCGATACGACCGGCTATCTGAAAAATCGCGCGGGCGGCTGGCCGCACATGTTTCGCGCCGATGCCAAAGGCGAAAGCCCGCATCGCACGCCAGAGAAGATCGCCACGCTGGGCTATTACGATGTCGTCAACTTTGCGCGCCGGGTGAAAGTGCCGGGCTTGTATTCGTGGGGCTTTAACGACGAGACCTGTCCGCCGACTTCGATGTATTCGGCCTACAACGTGGTGAGCGCGCCGAAGCGGTTGATGCTGGCGCTGGAAACCGGGCACAACAACGTGCCGGAACAGATGGAGCGCATCAATCGGTGGTTGGAGAGCTTTTTGAAGACGGGCAAGGCCGAGCAGTAG
- the dacB gene encoding D-alanyl-D-alanine carboxypeptidase/D-alanyl-D-alanine-endopeptidase, whose amino-acid sequence MTKQQHPRCILWLLCLTLTTAQVWAQQAVNATAPAAPKPATLAELQTQIAALLDQPKFAAMRWGARIQTIDTQTAGGKVLFERDAEKSFTPASNMKLYTTTAALDAFGPKFKIKTSVYAAKPVSKLGVLNGDLILYGRGDPNLSARFDAENPQKYGDFYAAEKIAAIEQLADQIKARGIKVITGNIVGDDSYFAGDKLGVGWEWDDLQFYYGAEVSALTVNDNVITYVVTPGRRVGDAPTIATKPPTKFPVIINRATTSANGTTHIGVYRQLDTNVVEFFGSIPRGAKDFEVEIAVHEPASFAATLLKEALQRRGIRLTGRVLHWDAAARVTNPFDETKLTELASVQSQPLSTLLKVINKPSQNLHTELLLRQLGGPHGVYELDQYGKPKPTLDRAVEARKQFLQKAGVELTGLSLRDGSGLARSDLVTPRATARLLEFMMTHPHFTVFRESLPVAGFDGTLERRMKTTPAEGNVRAKTGSLTYVNALSGYLTTARGQVLIFSFYGNNYTNGGREVTGVMDQICNLLVGFESEL is encoded by the coding sequence ATGACCAAACAGCAACATCCGCGCTGCATTCTCTGGCTGCTTTGCTTGACGCTCACGACCGCCCAGGTCTGGGCGCAACAAGCCGTAAACGCAACCGCGCCCGCCGCGCCCAAACCCGCCACACTGGCCGAATTGCAAACGCAGATCGCGGCGCTGCTCGATCAACCAAAATTCGCGGCGATGCGCTGGGGCGCGCGCATTCAAACGATCGATACTCAAACCGCTGGCGGCAAAGTGCTGTTTGAACGCGATGCCGAGAAATCATTCACGCCCGCGTCGAATATGAAGCTCTACACCACGACGGCGGCGCTGGATGCCTTTGGGCCGAAGTTCAAAATCAAAACGTCGGTCTATGCGGCGAAACCGGTCAGCAAGCTGGGCGTGCTCAACGGCGATTTAATTTTGTATGGGCGCGGTGATCCCAATCTGTCGGCGCGCTTTGATGCCGAGAATCCGCAGAAGTACGGCGACTTTTATGCCGCCGAAAAGATCGCGGCCATCGAACAGTTGGCCGATCAGATCAAGGCGCGCGGCATCAAAGTCATCACGGGCAACATCGTTGGCGATGACAGCTACTTCGCGGGCGACAAGCTGGGCGTGGGCTGGGAGTGGGATGATTTGCAGTTTTACTACGGCGCAGAGGTCAGCGCGTTGACCGTCAATGACAACGTCATCACCTATGTCGTCACGCCGGGCCGCCGCGTCGGAGATGCGCCCACGATTGCCACGAAGCCGCCGACCAAATTCCCTGTCATCATCAATCGCGCGACGACGAGCGCGAATGGCACGACGCACATCGGCGTCTATCGCCAACTCGACACCAACGTGGTTGAATTCTTCGGTTCGATTCCGCGCGGGGCCAAAGACTTCGAGGTCGAAATCGCCGTGCACGAACCGGCCAGCTTTGCCGCGACCTTGTTGAAAGAGGCATTGCAACGGCGCGGCATTCGCCTGACCGGGCGCGTGTTGCATTGGGACGCCGCCGCGCGCGTGACGAATCCTTTCGACGAAACGAAGCTGACCGAATTGGCGAGCGTGCAATCGCAGCCGCTCTCTACACTGCTCAAAGTCATCAACAAGCCGAGTCAAAACCTGCACACCGAATTACTGCTGCGCCAACTGGGCGGGCCACACGGCGTGTATGAGCTTGATCAATACGGCAAACCGAAACCGACCCTTGACCGTGCCGTCGAAGCACGCAAGCAATTCCTGCAAAAAGCTGGTGTTGAATTGACAGGTTTGAGTTTGCGCGATGGCTCAGGGCTGGCGCGTTCCGATCTGGTGACGCCGCGCGCGACTGCCCGGCTGTTGGAATTCATGATGACGCATCCGCACTTCACCGTCTTCCGCGAATCGCTGCCGGTGGCCGGCTTCGACGGCACGCTGGAACGACGTATGAAAACCACGCCTGCTGAGGGCAACGTGCGCGCAAAGACCGGCTCGTTGACGTATGTGAACGCGCTGTCGGGCTATCTGACGACGGCGCGCGGGCAAGTGTTGATCTTCAGTTTTTACGGCAACAACTACACCAACGGCGGGCGCGAGGTGACGGGCGTGATGGATCAGATTTGCAATTTGCTGGTGGGATTTGAAAGCGAGTTATAA
- a CDS encoding response regulator transcription factor, with translation MSILIAEDNVAQRAYLRELLEREFAAYAPILEAGDGEAVVKLALAERPQLCVLDIQMPGLSGVKAARAIWKGFPTARIIFWTQFPHEIYINEIRKLVRQVQPPPAYGFIDKNNPEGRFLRFVAAVLEDGADMIDPNFKDAFTQPLLTDFEAEALYYLALGLSNWAIARKCHLSLRGVESRLTTLYEKLLPADAAGTADEGYDKLAFNIRTRAYFEALRRGLLNQDELAKASEQLEQWLARDRKKFATEQK, from the coding sequence ATGTCAATTTTGATTGCCGAAGACAACGTCGCCCAACGCGCCTATCTGCGCGAACTGCTCGAACGCGAGTTCGCCGCTTACGCCCCGATTCTGGAAGCGGGCGACGGCGAGGCCGTCGTTAAGTTGGCGCTCGCCGAGCGTCCGCAATTGTGTGTGCTCGACATCCAGATGCCGGGCTTGTCGGGCGTCAAAGCGGCGCGCGCCATCTGGAAAGGCTTCCCTACGGCGCGCATCATTTTCTGGACGCAGTTCCCGCACGAGATTTACATCAATGAAATCCGCAAGCTCGTCCGGCAAGTCCAGCCGCCGCCCGCCTATGGTTTCATTGACAAGAACAATCCCGAAGGCCGCTTCCTGCGCTTCGTCGCCGCCGTGCTCGAAGACGGCGCGGATATGATTGATCCGAATTTCAAGGACGCCTTCACGCAACCGCTGCTGACCGATTTCGAGGCCGAGGCCTTGTATTACCTCGCGCTGGGGTTGTCGAATTGGGCCATCGCGCGCAAGTGCCATCTCAGTTTGCGCGGCGTCGAGAGCCGTTTGACCACGCTCTATGAAAAGCTGTTGCCGGCGGATGCGGCGGGGACGGCGGATGAGGGCTACGACAAACTGGCGTTCAACATTCGCACGCGGGCTTATTTCGAGGCGTTGCGGCGCGGGCTGTTGAATCAGGATGAATTGGCGAAGGCGAGCGAGCAGTTGGAACAGTGGCTGGCGCGGGATCGGAAGAAGTTTGCGACAGAACAAAAATAG
- a CDS encoding type II toxin-antitoxin system death-on-curing family toxin codes for MEVSFPELKNILTFHHKQIERYGGSHGLRDQGALESALAAAQNRYAYEGADLAVCAATYTYHLSQAHAFIDGNKRIAWGAALLFLEMNGVILTVPEAEGEALCLGIADSRISRAEAEQYFAQWITSLA; via the coding sequence ATGGAAGTCAGCTTCCCCGAGCTAAAAAACATCCTCACTTTCCACCACAAACAGATTGAACGTTATGGCGGTTCGCATGGTTTGCGCGATCAGGGCGCATTGGAATCGGCTTTGGCCGCAGCGCAAAACCGCTATGCTTATGAAGGGGCCGACTTGGCGGTTTGTGCGGCGACTTACACCTATCACTTGTCACAAGCCCACGCTTTCATTGACGGCAACAAACGCATTGCCTGGGGCGCGGCGCTGCTCTTTCTCGAAATGAACGGCGTGATTCTGACTGTGCCAGAGGCCGAAGGTGAAGCGCTTTGCCTGGGCATCGCGGACAGTCGCATCAGCCGCGCTGAAGCGGAACAATACTTCGCACAATGGATCACGTCGCTTGCCTAA